The Candidatus Desulfofervidus auxilii genomic sequence TCAAAGCGAGCAGAAGGTGGTTTTGGACATACAGGAAGATAAAATAAATTATATTTAGCAAAAAATTGGAATATTTTTTATTACCTTTAATTGCCTTTATCATTGCTACTCTTACTTCACAGGCTGGAGTTTCAGGGGCATTTCTGCTTATGCCTGTTCAAATAAGCCTTTTGGGCATTACTTCTCCTATAGCAAGTGCTACCAA encodes the following:
- a CDS encoding sulfite exporter TauE/SafE family protein translates to MEYFLLPLIAFIIATLTSQAGVSGAFLLMPVQISLLGITSPIASAT